In Synechococcus sp. CB0101, a genomic segment contains:
- a CDS encoding GNAT family N-acetyltransferase, which yields MFRPLRSLHGQDHDAVVEIYRQAVLGSTAALYTSQQQQAWAEQCQALRSQLQQGEGFVVCDQHDQPQAFSLRLPSDRLALLYCHPAAQRHGCGQRLIEAIEHSAKGHGIHSLRTEASLISKPLFERLGWQVSWREELRIGGVSFERFRMHKPLGQGY from the coding sequence ATGTTCCGCCCGCTTCGTTCCCTGCATGGCCAGGATCACGATGCAGTGGTGGAGATCTATCGCCAGGCGGTGCTCGGTTCCACCGCTGCGCTCTACACCAGCCAGCAGCAACAAGCCTGGGCTGAACAGTGCCAAGCCCTGCGATCCCAGTTGCAGCAGGGCGAAGGTTTTGTGGTGTGCGATCAACACGATCAACCGCAGGCATTCAGCCTGCGCCTTCCCAGCGATCGTCTTGCTCTGCTCTATTGCCATCCCGCCGCGCAGCGCCATGGCTGTGGCCAGCGCTTAATTGAAGCGATCGAACACAGCGCCAAGGGCCACGGCATTCACAGCCTGCGCACGGAAGCCAGCCTGATCTCCAAACCGCTGTTCGAGCGGCTGGGCTGGCAGGTGAGCTGGCGGGAGGAGCTGCGCATCGGCGGCGTGAGCTTCGAGCGCTTTCGCATGCACAAACCACTGGGCCAGGGATACTGA
- a CDS encoding AbrB family transcriptional regulator, with protein MLTGSDLLAKVKELGDVGKSEIVRACGYVSTKKDGGERLNFTAFYEALLEAKGVELGGASKVGKGGRKLSYVATVQGNGNLLIGKAYTAMLDLQPGDEFEIKLGRKQIRLIPVGGTDEDEE; from the coding sequence ATGCTCACTGGATCTGATCTGCTGGCCAAGGTGAAGGAGCTCGGCGATGTGGGTAAATCGGAGATCGTCCGCGCCTGTGGCTATGTGTCCACCAAGAAAGATGGTGGCGAGCGGCTGAACTTCACCGCCTTCTACGAAGCCCTCCTGGAAGCCAAAGGCGTGGAGCTGGGTGGTGCCAGCAAGGTGGGCAAGGGCGGTCGCAAGCTCAGCTACGTCGCCACCGTGCAGGGCAACGGCAACCTGTTGATTGGCAAGGCTTATACCGCCATGCTCGACCTGCAGCCCGGCGATGAGTTTGAAATCAAGCTCGGCCGCAAGCAGATCCGCCTGATTCCCGTTGGCGGCACCGACGAAGACGAAGAGTGA
- a CDS encoding AAA family ATPase, with the protein MRLIACTLQNVRRHRALELHFGRQLTLIAGANESGKSTLVEALHKALFLRATATGRGVEELRSRLHAGLPEVEIRFEAEAETWRLRKRFAGASGTCQLSNGRGIALSGPEAEEQLARLLGFEAPVEGRRIAQLPERWAHLWVRQGEAGLNPFSGNQDRYDHQRLVEQLQQHGSQNPLESGLDRQVMDQIQQQVAGLYTATGKVKAGSALADVQRRSQEAAAALALAQQQVADLEAAMEQWRSINERLETIERQQRPVLQRELQLQQQTQLLQAQLDPLLQQEKERQQRLAQQQQEHTELQQLQQHLKAELELQHNDETLRQQLQIQAQQAQVAVQELGQRQELLQRLLDRQQLNEEARQLREHQQQLKALQEQAETLKQQLAGLPEITAEQVRQLRQAEQALAQATARCEAMAAGVEVVAADQPIRLNGEALTRGDRRRLETAVQLEVGDGVRIQISPGGGEALPQALEQQQTCRLKLEQLQQQLRLTSSDQAETIERQRQGLERELANLRQAAKAIPWAGLQQRLDQQEPRRQRLDDHLAAQGPLLTALADQLGVRDVGDLDPAQLRHTLEAQRQQSSEHSRKLEHCQQQLGTLEQAQRSRQTNLEQLRKRSGQLEGSLQVLGERLQQLSGNQPVAAELDSQQQQLQALRHELNELQAARRNRNPRQAFADAAPELEALEQEKDRLLSQRGQAQQRTQSLGANNPLAELEQRQATWEEAEADRRSIEQRGQALRLLLDRFHSTQSNLANRYSEPLRAAIAPYLAALADEPHQPLLAFDPQQGFHNLQLRQGDEAFAFERLSGGMREQLAATVRLAMAEVLKPAYGDVLPLVFDDAFTNSDRERQQGLRRMLERGMQQGIQIVLLTCHPSDYTPLLDEGQGQDQNTRKKNPPDLVEGMPAATNRLMVSLD; encoded by the coding sequence ATGCGCCTGATCGCCTGCACGCTGCAGAACGTGCGGCGCCATCGGGCGTTGGAGCTGCACTTCGGTCGCCAGCTCACCTTGATCGCCGGTGCCAACGAAAGCGGCAAAAGCACCCTGGTGGAGGCGCTGCACAAGGCGCTTTTCCTCAGGGCCACGGCCACCGGACGCGGCGTGGAGGAGCTGCGCTCCCGCCTGCACGCCGGCTTACCGGAGGTGGAGATCCGCTTTGAAGCCGAAGCGGAGACCTGGCGGTTGCGCAAACGCTTTGCCGGCGCCAGCGGCACCTGCCAGCTGAGCAATGGCCGCGGGATCGCCCTGAGCGGCCCGGAAGCCGAAGAGCAGCTGGCACGGTTGCTGGGCTTCGAGGCGCCGGTGGAAGGGCGCCGCATCGCCCAGCTTCCCGAACGCTGGGCGCACCTCTGGGTGCGGCAGGGCGAGGCCGGGCTGAACCCATTCAGCGGCAACCAGGATCGCTACGACCACCAACGGCTGGTGGAGCAACTGCAACAACACGGCAGCCAGAACCCTCTGGAATCGGGGCTGGATCGGCAGGTGATGGACCAGATCCAGCAACAGGTGGCTGGCCTATACACGGCAACTGGCAAGGTGAAAGCCGGGTCGGCCCTGGCCGACGTGCAGCGCCGCAGCCAGGAGGCCGCCGCGGCCCTGGCCCTGGCGCAGCAGCAGGTGGCCGATCTCGAAGCGGCCATGGAGCAATGGCGCAGCATCAACGAGCGCCTGGAGACGATCGAGCGTCAACAGCGACCAGTACTGCAGCGGGAGCTGCAACTGCAGCAACAAACCCAGCTCCTGCAAGCTCAACTCGATCCGCTGCTGCAGCAGGAGAAGGAACGCCAGCAACGGCTGGCTCAACAGCAGCAGGAGCACACGGAACTGCAACAGCTTCAACAACATCTCAAGGCCGAGCTGGAGCTGCAGCACAACGACGAGACCCTGCGGCAACAGCTGCAGATCCAGGCCCAACAGGCCCAAGTTGCCGTGCAGGAACTGGGGCAACGCCAGGAGCTGCTGCAGCGCTTGCTCGATCGGCAGCAACTCAACGAGGAAGCCCGGCAACTGCGTGAGCACCAACAGCAACTCAAGGCGCTGCAGGAGCAGGCTGAAACCCTCAAGCAACAGCTTGCTGGGCTGCCGGAGATCACGGCGGAGCAGGTGCGCCAGCTCCGCCAGGCGGAACAGGCATTGGCCCAGGCCACAGCCCGATGCGAAGCGATGGCTGCTGGCGTGGAGGTGGTGGCTGCCGACCAACCGATCCGCCTCAATGGCGAAGCGCTCACCCGTGGAGATCGGCGCCGCCTCGAGACGGCGGTGCAGCTGGAGGTGGGGGACGGTGTGCGCATTCAGATCAGCCCCGGCGGCGGCGAGGCGCTCCCCCAGGCGCTGGAGCAGCAGCAAACCTGCCGCCTGAAGCTCGAGCAGCTTCAGCAGCAGCTACGGCTCACCAGCAGCGATCAAGCAGAAACCATCGAGCGGCAACGGCAAGGGTTGGAGCGGGAACTGGCCAACCTGCGCCAAGCCGCCAAAGCGATTCCCTGGGCCGGCCTGCAGCAACGGCTTGATCAACAGGAGCCGCGCCGGCAACGTCTCGACGACCACCTGGCCGCCCAAGGCCCCCTGCTCACAGCTCTGGCGGATCAGCTGGGGGTGCGCGATGTCGGCGATCTCGATCCGGCCCAGCTCCGTCACACCCTGGAAGCCCAGCGCCAGCAAAGCAGCGAGCACAGCCGCAAGCTCGAGCACTGCCAGCAACAGCTGGGCACCCTGGAGCAGGCCCAACGCAGCCGTCAAACCAACCTTGAACAACTGCGCAAGCGCAGCGGCCAGCTGGAGGGATCGCTGCAGGTGCTGGGCGAGCGCCTCCAGCAGCTGAGCGGCAACCAGCCCGTTGCGGCCGAGCTCGATAGCCAACAGCAGCAGCTCCAGGCCCTACGCCACGAACTGAACGAACTGCAAGCCGCCCGGCGGAACCGAAACCCACGACAAGCGTTTGCGGATGCAGCGCCGGAACTGGAGGCCCTCGAGCAGGAGAAGGATCGGCTGCTGAGCCAGCGCGGCCAGGCGCAACAACGCACCCAGAGCCTGGGCGCCAACAATCCCCTCGCCGAACTGGAGCAGCGACAGGCGACCTGGGAGGAAGCCGAGGCCGATCGCCGTTCCATCGAACAGCGCGGCCAGGCTTTACGCCTGTTGCTGGATCGCTTTCACAGCACCCAGAGCAATCTGGCCAACCGCTACAGCGAACCGCTGCGCGCCGCCATTGCCCCCTACCTGGCTGCGCTGGCCGATGAACCCCATCAACCGCTGCTTGCCTTCGATCCACAGCAGGGCTTCCACAATCTGCAACTGCGCCAAGGGGATGAAGCCTTCGCCTTTGAACGCTTGAGCGGCGGCATGCGGGAACAACTCGCGGCCACGGTGCGGCTAGCCATGGCCGAAGTGCTGAAACCGGCCTATGGCGATGTGTTGCCCTTGGTGTTCGACGATGCCTTCACCAATAGCGATCGGGAACGGCAGCAGGGTCTACGCAGGATGCTCGAGCGCGGCATGCAGCAAGGCATCCAGATCGTGTTGCTCACCTGCCACCCCAGCGACTACACCCCGCTACTGGATGAGGGCCAAGGCCAAGACCAGAACACGCGCAAAAAAAATCCCCCCGACCTGGTCGAGGGGATGCCTGCGGCAACAAACCGGTTGATGGTGAGCCTGGACTAA
- a CDS encoding DNA repair exonuclease: MGAPAAALMLTLLHSADWQIGKPYARVHDPDKRARLRQARIDAIGRIGALLDQEQPAFLLVAGDLFDSPTPSSSDVAAVCQAIGKLAIPVLVIPGNHDHGAPGSVWHSPFFQSEQQRRAPNLHVLLERRPVVMEGAVVLPCPLLRRSDSSDPTDWVRHLDWQQLPADHPRILLAHGSVHGFAAADLDADDDNPSSANNRLDLDAALLDQLDYVALGDWHGLKQVNSRTWYSGTPEPDRFPRTDDYQGGQVLKVCLQRGGTPVVEAMPTAALEWQQLNANLNTAGDLERLERQLEPLLQAEPGQQLLLLEQSGSLSLEAHQRYEQLLERLDAQLLRLKRRGLIEQQPAPEELELLRQRAEDPLIARVAGELHEELEQATANNDPEQRQLLQLALAELQRAIGAAECA; the protein is encoded by the coding sequence ATGGGTGCGCCTGCCGCTGCGTTGATGCTCACCCTTCTGCACAGTGCCGACTGGCAGATCGGCAAGCCCTACGCCCGCGTGCACGACCCCGACAAACGGGCCCGCCTGCGCCAGGCCCGGATCGACGCCATCGGCCGCATCGGTGCGTTGCTTGATCAGGAGCAACCCGCCTTCCTCTTGGTGGCTGGCGATCTGTTTGATTCCCCGACTCCCAGCAGCAGCGACGTGGCGGCGGTGTGCCAGGCCATCGGCAAGCTGGCGATCCCTGTTCTGGTGATTCCCGGCAACCACGACCATGGTGCGCCGGGCAGCGTGTGGCATAGCCCCTTCTTTCAAAGCGAACAGCAACGGCGCGCCCCCAACCTGCACGTGCTGCTGGAGCGCAGGCCCGTGGTGATGGAAGGCGCCGTGGTGCTGCCCTGCCCGCTGCTGCGCCGCAGCGATAGCAGCGATCCCACCGACTGGGTGCGGCACCTCGATTGGCAGCAGCTGCCGGCTGATCACCCCCGGATCCTGCTCGCCCATGGCTCGGTGCATGGCTTCGCCGCGGCCGATCTCGACGCCGATGACGACAACCCCAGCAGCGCCAACAACCGCCTGGATCTCGATGCTGCCCTGCTGGATCAACTCGATTACGTGGCCCTGGGGGATTGGCATGGCCTCAAGCAGGTGAACAGCCGCACCTGGTACAGCGGCACGCCGGAACCCGATCGCTTTCCCCGCACCGACGACTACCAAGGCGGGCAGGTGCTGAAGGTGTGCCTGCAACGGGGCGGAACACCCGTGGTGGAAGCGATGCCCACCGCAGCCCTGGAGTGGCAGCAGCTGAACGCCAACCTCAACACAGCCGGCGATCTCGAACGGCTGGAGCGCCAACTCGAGCCGCTGCTCCAGGCGGAACCGGGCCAGCAGTTGCTGCTGCTGGAGCAGAGCGGCAGCCTCAGCCTCGAGGCGCATCAGCGCTACGAGCAACTGCTCGAGCGGCTCGACGCGCAGCTGCTGCGGCTCAAACGCCGCGGCCTCATCGAGCAGCAACCCGCTCCAGAAGAACTCGAGCTGTTGCGGCAACGGGCTGAGGATCCGTTGATCGCACGCGTGGCCGGGGAGCTGCACGAGGAGCTGGAGCAGGCCACCGCCAACAACGATCCAGAGCAGCGCCAGCTGTTGCAGCTGGCGCTGGCCGAGCTGCAGCGGGCCATCGGAGCAGCCGAATGCGCCTGA
- a CDS encoding c-type cytochrome — MGLQTDYTLAEAQVADLIPRWRRLGAALLAAAAALLLWPGMALADGAQLFEQHCAGCHVNGGNIIRRGKTLKLAALERENRASEAAIAAIAAAGVGQMSGYGSVLGDEGTAEVAAWVWQQALAGWPKA, encoded by the coding sequence TTGGGTCTGCAGACTGACTACACCCTTGCCGAGGCCCAGGTGGCTGATCTGATCCCCCGTTGGCGCCGGTTGGGTGCAGCGCTGCTGGCCGCTGCGGCGGCTCTGTTGCTGTGGCCAGGGATGGCCTTGGCTGATGGGGCTCAGCTGTTTGAGCAGCACTGCGCCGGTTGTCATGTGAACGGCGGCAACATCATTCGCCGCGGCAAAACCCTCAAATTGGCGGCGCTGGAGCGCGAAAACCGTGCCTCTGAGGCCGCTATCGCTGCGATTGCGGCAGCTGGGGTGGGGCAGATGAGTGGCTATGGCTCGGTGCTCGGCGACGAGGGCACGGCTGAGGTGGCCGCCTGGGTGTGGCAACAGGCGCTGGCCGGTTGGCCGAAGGCCTGA
- a CDS encoding YciI family protein codes for MRFVLWGTYCDNALEKRTPYRDEHLAGLQQQKDSGVLITLGPTEGSTHVFGIYEAENQEQVETLLHNDVYWRNGIWTELKVYPWIQAF; via the coding sequence ATGCGTTTCGTGCTCTGGGGCACCTACTGCGACAACGCTCTCGAGAAGCGCACCCCTTATCGCGACGAGCATCTGGCCGGCCTGCAGCAGCAGAAGGATTCGGGAGTGCTGATCACCCTCGGCCCCACCGAGGGCAGCACCCATGTGTTTGGGATCTACGAGGCTGAGAACCAGGAGCAGGTGGAGACGCTGCTCCACAACGATGTCTACTGGCGCAACGGCATCTGGACTGAGCTGAAGGTGTACCCCTGGATTCAGGCCTTCTGA
- a CDS encoding class I SAM-dependent methyltransferase, producing the protein MTDPAPQRPDLLFGAVSRDYAIHRPSYPDHFFEAFASRCPARERVWDCGCGSGQASIALAQHFDQVVATDASAAQLQQAQPHARVTYAEAAAQASGLEPKSVDGVLVAMAVHWFAGDAFNAEVRRVARAGAVMAWIGYRPFQLPLPALQTLIDHFYGSELAPWWPPQRRWVDQSYAGLPFPGEEWAFPDDLWIERQWTLNDLLGYLSTWSAVEQARRHGSDPLATLVEPLREAWPKRGEQRLLVRWPFMGRWGVISP; encoded by the coding sequence ATGACTGATCCGGCGCCTCAGCGTCCAGACCTTCTCTTTGGGGCTGTCTCGAGGGACTACGCGATTCATCGCCCCAGCTACCCAGACCATTTTTTTGAAGCCTTCGCCTCACGTTGCCCAGCTCGGGAGCGGGTGTGGGATTGCGGCTGCGGCAGCGGGCAGGCGTCGATCGCGCTCGCGCAGCACTTCGATCAGGTCGTTGCCACCGATGCCAGCGCCGCCCAACTCCAGCAGGCTCAGCCCCACGCCCGGGTGACGTATGCGGAAGCCGCAGCTCAGGCCAGTGGTCTCGAGCCCAAGAGCGTGGACGGGGTGCTGGTGGCGATGGCTGTGCACTGGTTCGCCGGCGACGCCTTCAACGCCGAAGTGCGGCGTGTGGCGCGAGCAGGTGCGGTGATGGCCTGGATCGGCTATCGGCCGTTTCAGCTGCCGCTACCGGCGTTGCAAACCCTGATCGATCACTTCTACGGCTCGGAGCTGGCACCGTGGTGGCCGCCGCAGCGGCGCTGGGTGGATCAGAGCTATGCGGGTCTGCCATTTCCCGGCGAGGAATGGGCCTTCCCTGATGACCTCTGGATCGAGCGGCAGTGGACCCTCAACGATCTCCTGGGTTATCTGAGCACCTGGTCGGCGGTGGAACAGGCGCGTCGCCATGGCTCTGATCCCCTAGCCACCCTGGTTGAGCCATTGCGTGAAGCCTGGCCGAAGCGGGGAGAGCAGCGGCTGCTGGTGCGTTGGCCGTTCATGGGCCGCTGGGGCGTGATCAGCCCTTAA
- the trpA gene encoding tryptophan synthase subunit alpha → MTTTTPIQQRFQQLQEQGRCALMPFLMAGDPDLAATRAALLALEQAGADMIELGIPYSDPLADGPVIQAAASRALGSATTPGRVLEMLSSLKGELQIPVILFTYSNPLLNRGMEAFCRDAAAAGAAGLVVPDLPLEEAEKLSAIATAQGLDLVLLVAPTTPAERMGRIAAASRGFTYLVSVTGVTGVRTNLESRVAGLVQQLKAMGPTPVAVGFGISGPEQARQVRDWGADGAIVGSALVKVMAQAHSQQQDVAAAAAAFCRSLRSALDD, encoded by the coding sequence GTGACCACCACCACCCCGATCCAGCAGCGGTTCCAACAGCTTCAAGAGCAGGGCCGCTGTGCCCTGATGCCATTTCTGATGGCGGGCGATCCGGATCTAGCCGCCACGCGCGCCGCTCTGCTCGCCCTGGAGCAAGCGGGCGCCGACATGATCGAGCTGGGGATTCCCTACAGCGATCCCCTGGCTGACGGTCCGGTGATTCAGGCAGCCGCCAGCCGGGCCCTGGGCTCAGCCACCACCCCGGGCCGGGTGTTGGAGATGCTGAGCAGCCTCAAGGGTGAGCTGCAGATCCCGGTGATCCTGTTCACCTACAGCAACCCTCTGCTCAACCGCGGCATGGAGGCCTTCTGCCGCGATGCCGCCGCTGCCGGCGCCGCCGGGCTGGTGGTGCCTGATCTCCCCCTGGAGGAAGCCGAAAAGCTCTCCGCTATCGCCACAGCCCAAGGCCTCGATCTGGTGCTGCTGGTGGCACCCACCACGCCAGCCGAGCGGATGGGCCGCATCGCTGCCGCCAGCCGTGGTTTCACCTACCTGGTGAGCGTCACCGGGGTGACGGGCGTGCGCACCAACCTGGAAAGCCGCGTTGCCGGCCTGGTGCAACAGCTCAAAGCAATGGGCCCCACCCCAGTGGCCGTGGGCTTCGGGATCTCAGGACCGGAGCAAGCGCGTCAGGTGCGCGATTGGGGCGCCGATGGAGCGATTGTGGGCAGTGCGTTGGTGAAGGTGATGGCGCAGGCCCATAGCCAGCAGCAGGATGTGGCGGCGGCGGCGGCGGCGTTCTGCCGCAGCTTGCGTTCGGCCCTGGATGACTGA
- a CDS encoding DUF3007 family protein: protein MGAGITRGKALLAGLVIFALGGLGYWGFQAAGLEGFSAGIAAQGVLVAVVLVWTGSYLFRVVTGNMTYMEQRRRYRSAYEAATDDELQKRFESLSPEEQEKLLRELGQLEDTSEL, encoded by the coding sequence ATGGGCGCCGGCATCACCCGCGGCAAGGCCCTGCTGGCCGGGCTCGTGATCTTTGCGCTGGGGGGTCTGGGCTACTGGGGATTTCAAGCGGCGGGTTTGGAAGGCTTCTCAGCCGGGATCGCCGCCCAGGGTGTCTTGGTGGCTGTGGTGCTGGTGTGGACCGGCTCCTACCTGTTTCGGGTGGTGACCGGAAACATGACGTACATGGAGCAGCGGCGCCGCTACCGCTCGGCCTACGAGGCCGCCACCGACGATGAACTCCAGAAGCGCTTTGAATCCTTGAGCCCAGAGGAGCAGGAGAAGCTGCTGCGTGAACTGGGCCAACTGGAAGACACCAGTGAGCTTTAA
- a CDS encoding NAD(P)H-quinone oxidoreductase subunit L, with product MPLPGFLSSLTSESLLVIGAYLALGGAYLLVVPAALMAWMAKRWTVMGKLERTAIYGLVFLFFPGLIVLAPFVNLRLQGQGQV from the coding sequence GTGCCCCTGCCTGGGTTCCTCAGCTCCCTAACGAGCGAATCACTGCTGGTGATCGGCGCCTACCTGGCCCTAGGCGGTGCCTATCTATTAGTGGTGCCTGCCGCCCTGATGGCCTGGATGGCCAAGCGCTGGACCGTGATGGGCAAGCTTGAGCGCACCGCCATCTACGGCCTGGTGTTTCTGTTCTTCCCCGGGCTGATCGTCCTTGCCCCCTTCGTGAACCTGCGCCTTCAGGGCCAAGGGCAAGTTTGA
- a CDS encoding DUF2231 domain-containing protein, which produces MLELLPPLNDKNLPWLDVIHPIVVHFVIAMALISVVFDLIGVVTRRQNLFEVSFWNLLVATVAIFVAIIFGQVEAGLANPYGASRDILNIHSTIGWSLAGVLAVLTGWRYVVRQKDPTVLPSGFLVVDGLLAALVFTQVYLGDKLVWVYGLHTVPVVDAIRSGVIS; this is translated from the coding sequence ATGCTTGAGCTGCTGCCGCCGCTCAACGACAAAAACCTCCCCTGGCTCGACGTCATCCACCCGATCGTCGTTCACTTCGTGATCGCCATGGCCTTGATCAGCGTCGTGTTCGACCTGATCGGCGTCGTGACGCGACGCCAGAACCTGTTTGAGGTCAGTTTCTGGAACCTGTTGGTCGCCACCGTGGCGATCTTCGTGGCGATCATTTTTGGCCAGGTGGAGGCTGGCCTCGCCAATCCCTACGGAGCATCCCGCGACATCCTCAACATCCACAGCACCATCGGTTGGTCGCTGGCGGGCGTGTTGGCGGTTCTGACCGGATGGCGTTACGTCGTGCGGCAAAAGGACCCGACCGTGCTGCCAAGCGGATTTCTCGTGGTGGATGGCCTGTTGGCAGCCCTGGTGTTCACCCAGGTGTATTTGGGCGACAAGTTGGTCTGGGTGTATGGCCTGCACACGGTGCCGGTTGTTGATGCGATTCGCAGCGGAGTGATCTCATGA
- a CDS encoding DUF2231 domain-containing protein, whose protein sequence is MTLFAAISSPINEIVDSLGANDLPYSIPIHPNLVHLTIGLFSIGIAFDFAGAFYPLEKRVFRFLALPVTRTGFHDVGWYNVLACSIITFFTVAAGFYEMLLAVPLPGVKTVLGQGAISTMLWHAVGGVALLLIIVVMTIWRGYQRFVWRKDLGRQVSWIYLACGVLILLLMGIHGSLGAWLASEFGVHITADQLLAAGADLKEALP, encoded by the coding sequence ATGACGCTGTTCGCCGCGATCAGCTCCCCGATCAACGAGATCGTCGACTCACTCGGAGCCAACGATCTTCCCTACAGCATTCCGATTCACCCCAACCTCGTTCATCTCACGATCGGGTTGTTTTCCATCGGCATTGCGTTTGATTTCGCTGGGGCCTTCTATCCCCTCGAGAAGCGTGTGTTCCGCTTCCTGGCACTGCCCGTCACCCGCACCGGATTCCACGATGTGGGTTGGTACAACGTGCTGGCTTGCAGCATCATCACCTTCTTCACGGTGGCAGCAGGCTTCTACGAGATGCTGCTGGCTGTCCCCCTGCCTGGTGTGAAAACCGTGCTCGGGCAGGGGGCAATCTCCACGATGCTCTGGCACGCCGTTGGTGGTGTTGCCCTGCTGCTGATCATTGTGGTGATGACCATCTGGCGGGGCTATCAGCGCTTTGTTTGGCGCAAAGATCTGGGCCGGCAGGTGAGTTGGATCTATTTGGCCTGCGGTGTCTTGATTCTGTTGCTGATGGGCATCCACGGCAGTCTTGGTGCATGGCTGGCCAGCGAGTTTGGTGTGCACATCACGGCCGATCAATTGCTGGCGGCTGGTGCTGATCTCAAGGAGGCTCTGCCATGA